GAATTTCACCCGAGCAACTTTTCAAATATTATCCATGGCTTGAATCATTTTTTGCTCAGTCACAGAAATCAGAATTAGAACAAATCTCCGAATTTGAGACCGATAGGCCTATTTTTGTTGATGCTAGACTTGATGAACCTGGTTCATTATTTGAAAGAATCACAAACCAATTGATGGATGTTAAAGCGCCGATTATAATAATCGACAGTTGGGATGCCATAGGGTATTTTATGGACAAAGAAGCACTCATGAATAATGCACGAGTACTTCAAACTTGGAGGGAAAGATCCGGCGCAAAAATAATTTTTATCGCCGAAGCACCAAAGGATACAACACTTGATTATCTTGTAGATGGTATAGTGGAATTACAACAAAAATATTATGATAACAGAATAGTACGAGAGATTTTTCTTTCAAAATTACGTGGAGTCAGAATAAATAGGCCATCTTATATTTTCACGCTCAACAGTAATGTGTTTCGTAGTTATGAGCCATATCGTCCTACTGATTATATGATTACTAATGTTCTAGATAAAAAACCTGAAGACACACCACGAACATTCAGTAATAATCATATAAAAACAGGATATGCGGAACTAGATAGAATACTTGGTGACGGGCTTCATAAGAAAAGTTTTGTAAATATCGAGCTTGATTCTAACATAAATGCCAAAGTAATCTTGGCATTTCTGGGCAAAATTATTTCAAACTTTGCTAGTACAGGTAACCCTGTTTTATTCCAACCTTTTGAAGGAATTAACTATGAGTATCTTACAAAATATCTGGAATCTCGTTTATCAAAAGATGCTATGAAAATGCTAGAAATTCCACAATTTGTCAATAAATCAAAAAGCACATCTACATATTCTACACAAGATCTAAGGTATCCTGACAGTATACAACAACTAGAATCTATCAAAAAAGACATCATAAAAATACAGAAAAAACACCCAAAGAAACTTTTACTCGCTATCGTGGGATCAGACTTGTCTCATGAATCCCACACTGGTGATATGAGAAAACAAGTAAAACAACAAATTGAGTTTATAAAATCAAAAACTGATCTTTTCATCTTAGTAACAAGACATTCACAAGATAATATTCAAGAAAAACTGTCTAAAATATCTGATATGTATCTCAATGTATCTGAAATAAACGGTACATTGTTTTTAAAATCAAAAATTCCATGGTCACATCTTTATGCAATCGTTACTGATAGAAATCATGGATATCCAAACATTATCTTAGAACCAATAGTCTAAAGCTGTTTATTTTCAAAATTTCTTCTTCAAAATGACCACAACTTATACATTATATGATAACATTTGTTTATAATAGAACATTTTATCATATGATTTTATATTCTATAACTTTGTTTAATATAACTAATTTGATGATACGGCACAAAAATAACAATGGATTATCTGATCTTACAGAGTTCATCAATATAGCTAGTCATGAAATGAGAACACCTATTCAATCCATTCTAACACATGCAGAATTTTTGTATAATAGTCCGGAAAAAAATACTCAAGAATATTCACAGATAATATTTAGAAATGCTATGAGACTTCAAACACTTTGTAATAATTTATTGGACATAAATAGAATTGAACGTCAAATGCTGAAACTGAAAAAAGAAAAATTTGATCTAACAGAACTCATATCATATGTGATACAAGATTTCAACAGTTTAATTAAAAATTCTCTTTATGACGCAACAAATATAAAATTATTATTTGAATCTGCAGGTGAGGTTATCGTAGAAGCTGATAAAGATAGGATCTATCAGGTTATAACTAATCTGGTAGATAACGCACTCAAATTTACTGATGCAGGAAGTATCAAGATAACACTAGAAAAAAAAGATGAAGAAACTGCTGTTATCACTGTCAAGGATACTGGCAGTGGAATAGATTCACACGTTCTACCAGATTTGTTTTCAAAGTTTACAACAATTTCAGGGAAGGGTACAGGATTGGGATTATTCGTATCTGAAAACATCATAAAAGCACATGGTGGAAACATATGGGCAAAAAATAACTCTGATGGGAAAGGCGCATCTTTCATATTTGTTATTCCATTACTAATTAAGGAAAATACAAAAATTGTATA
The window above is part of the Nitrosopumilaceae archaeon genome. Proteins encoded here:
- a CDS encoding ATPase domain-containing protein, encoding MNNSMHIPNELIDFLERETYSLLIKGDAGTGKTTLALTILRVLNINKNCLYISTRISPEQLFKYYPWLESFFAQSQKSELEQISEFETDRPIFVDARLDEPGSLFERITNQLMDVKAPIIIIDSWDAIGYFMDKEALMNNARVLQTWRERSGAKIIFIAEAPKDTTLDYLVDGIVELQQKYYDNRIVREIFLSKLRGVRINRPSYIFTLNSNVFRSYEPYRPTDYMITNVLDKKPEDTPRTFSNNHIKTGYAELDRILGDGLHKKSFVNIELDSNINAKVILAFLGKIISNFASTGNPVLFQPFEGINYEYLTKYLESRLSKDAMKMLEIPQFVNKSKSTSTYSTQDLRYPDSIQQLESIKKDIIKIQKKHPKKLLLAIVGSDLSHESHTGDMRKQVKQQIEFIKSKTDLFILVTRHSQDNIQEKLSKISDMYLNVSEINGTLFLKSKIPWSHLYAIVTDRNHGYPNIILEPIV
- a CDS encoding HAMP domain-containing sensor histidine kinase is translated as MIRHKNNNGLSDLTEFINIASHEMRTPIQSILTHAEFLYNSPEKNTQEYSQIIFRNAMRLQTLCNNLLDINRIERQMLKLKKEKFDLTELISYVIQDFNSLIKNSLYDATNIKLLFESAGEVIVEADKDRIYQVITNLVDNALKFTDAGSIKITLEKKDEETAVITVKDTGSGIDSHVLPDLFSKFTTISGKGTGLGLFVSENIIKAHGGNIWAKNNSDGKGASFIFVIPLLIKENTKIV